Genomic segment of bacterium:
TCTTGTTACCCGCCACAAAATCATTTCCGGTGGCGCCACTGAAGGTATCCCCCGAGAGGGTGATGGTGATGGGATTACGATTATCAATCATTCCGCCCGATAGCTCGGAGAAGGTGGCACTGCTGTAACTGAGCGTCCGCGGATCCGTATACTGGATGATCAGATTGGAGCGGGTGTAGTTGGCCACGGCCGCCGCATTGCCGCCGGCCACCGCGTTGTCGGTGAGCGTGATCACCAGATTGGAAATGCTGTTAATGAGCGCATGCGCATCGGCATTGCCCGTGAACGTCAGTGTTGCGGTTGAGGCCGATGCGCCCCGCCGGATCTCAAGGCCAAGGCCGGCCGGTTTATTCGCCACGGTGATCTTGCCGTTGCCAACCATATCCTCATTCTCTATGGCATTAAACGCCTTATTGGCCAGGGTCAGGGTCGTGCCGTTGACCGAGCCGTCATTGGCCACCTTCTCGGTAAACGTCGTAGCTCCATAGGTCAATGTGGAGGGATCGATGAATGCGATGCTCAGGTTCGTGCTTAAATTCAACACGCTGGAAAAAGGGGTCGATCCGAGACTGAAGGCCCCCGCCTGGAATTGAAGCTGTAGCGTGGTGACGTTTTGAGCCACCGCGTGAGCCGTGGCATTCCCGAGCAGGCGCACCTGCAACTCGGTGGCGCTGGCCATCAGCACCTGGCCCGTGAGACCGGCCGGCAAGTTGGTAATCGTCAGTTTCTGACTGTTCGTGGCAAAGTTTTCGCCGATGTTACCCGTGAAGGTCGCATTGGCCAGCGTGATGACCAGCGGATTCGAATTATCAATCGCTCCATTGTTGGCATTGCTTTCAGAGAATGACAGAAGACTGTAGCCGAGACTGGGCGTGTTCGTAAACGAGACCCGGTTGGTCTGCTGGTAGCCCGTCACATCCCACCCCCGGCCCAGGGTGAACGCGTTGTCGGTATACTGCACCACCAGATTGCTGAGAGAATTGCCGCTCTCATGCACCAGGGCACGGTTGGTCAGCGTCAACGCCACCGTCGTCGAGTTAACCAGCGTCGCCACCGCCGTCAGGTTCGAGGGCAACCCTGTTACCACGACCTTGCCATTCCCTACAAAATTCTCACCCGGCGTGCCTGTGAACGTATCCAGGGTCAGCGAATTGGTCAGCGGCTGGCTGTTATCTATCGCCCCGTTATTCGTGACGCTCTCGGTAAAATTGCTCCGGCTCCAGGAGAGAGTGCGCTTGGCCGTCATCAGATCCTCGAGGTAGGCCGGCGCCGCTTCCGCCACCAGCGATCCCAGCGTCCCGTTCGTCTGCACCATATGGAACCAGGAGCCACCCTGAACGCCCGCATAGGTCCATCCACGCCCGTCCACCAAGGGGGTGGCTTCATTGACCCGGATCTGGAACATCTGGTTCGAATAATCATGCAGCACCGTAAACCGCGTCCACTCATTGGTCCCGATGACGGGACTGTTCGTCAACGTAAGCCACTCGTTCGTGGCCGGAGCTTGCGTCCGGTCCTGATGCCAGATGGTCAGCAATCCATTCGTGGCAATATAGAAGGCGCACTGGTCATTCGTCTGCCCGACGGGAGCGCCGTCGCTCCAGGTGGGAAGCACCATGAAATCCACATAAACCACCCCGCCCGTCGCGCTCTGGGCGGCATTCGCTACCTGGGCATTGACCTGAAGGATATTCGTGTGGGTCTGGGTGGGACCGGACAGCGGATAGGACCTCCCTGCAACCGGGTAGTTGGTCAACAGGTTCGCCCGTACCGCATCATTCGTCACCACACCCGCTTCGGAGGACTGGGCAGTCCACCCATTGGTACCCACCACCGACATCCCGTTGGTGTACGGCTCAAAGGAGTCCGACCAGGGGACAAGATTCGTGACCGCCCCGTCCGATGAGCCCGACAGGCATAATGCCGCAAGCATCATGCCGATAAGCCCCTGCTTAAGATTGATTTTCATTTGCTCCCCCCAAAAAAGAAAACTAAAGCCCTACTGGATCCTGAAAATAAAGCCCGGCGAGTCACGGTGCAGAACTAAGGTTTTGCCGTTGTCGATCCTGACCGTATATCCCTTCGGCACGGTCGTAAACGAACCGGTAATCAAGCCGTTGGGGGTAGTCATAATCGTAAGGTCCTGACCGCCTGTCATTTCGAAACCGGCGGCAGGGACCACCACCAACGACAAGCCATTCAAGTTCACCGTGCCAGTTCCATTCACAATCACCTTGTCGACACCGGAGGCGCTCACATCCACAACAAGCGATCCGGAACCACTGAACACAAGGTTGCTACTGATCGTTAACGTTCCAACCCGATTAGTCGCTCCTGCCGTAAGGGCGCCAGTGCCGACAATATTTACGGCACGAGCAATGGTTCCGGTCCCGCCCAGCGTCGCACCACTGTAAACGTAGATGTTGCTGGCACTCCCCAGAATCGCTCCATTCACATTCAGCGTGCCATTGCTAACATAGGTATAGCCAGTGTAGTCATTGTTGGTTGCCGTCAGAGTCAAAGTTCCTGCTCCGGTTTTAACCAGACTGCCATTGCTGCTAATCTTTATGTTGAGAATTGCCTCATCCGTATTGGTTGCAACGTTATCAAAGACCCGGATTTCGGAAAGCGTGGTGAGATTGATGGAGTTCGTTGAATCGCTCGTTAACACAATGGCTCCGTCCGCATCGGGTGCATTCAGTATTAGCGGGGCGCCTGAAGCCAGGAAAAAGCGACCATCGGTTGCGGTCGAGTTCGGCCACCCGAAATAATTGTAACCGCCCCGTGGGTTAATGGTTACCGTGCGCCGGCCACCATAGGCAGCAAACCCACCTCCGGCGGCGCCGGCCATACTGAAAAATATATTATTATTTGCAGCATTCGTTCCCAACACAGGCGAAAAATCCGAAGTCAACCCCATCACGCCCCCGTTCAGGATGACTGACCGCATTGTTCTCAGTGAGTTTGAAACCGACGTCCCACTCTCTTTCACCACCCCATCAAAGGGGTTACCGATATTAAGTACGCCCGAGCCAATCTGCCAAACAAAGTTGGTAGCATTATCACCGGTCCCGTCAATGAGCGTATATTGCACATTTGACAACAGCAACGTGCCCGGCCCGCGCTTTCTGAGCGTATTGATCCCAATACGTTCATTCATCGCTGCCGCCTGATTGGTCGGCGAATACCAGCCTTGCGAAATGGCGTTTAAGGTTAACGCACAAGAACTGAATCGAACGGCTTGTCCCGGAGCGCCAAGGGTGAATGTCGAATTGGTATCGCGCACGAATAGATACAGATCCTGATTTGTATTCGCAACCCCTGTCTCATTATTGATGCTCACCATACTATCGCGCAAGGTTGCCTGTCCAATCGCCAATCCAAGTGTTGCGGGCGCACTGCCGCCCCCCAGCATAAAGCGAACGCCATTGGTGAGAGTGTAAACAGGATTAGCATCACTTCCGGTGAGCAAGTATCCGAACTTACCGTCGGAACTCGAGCGCCCCATGGCGAGGACGTAACAATTAGATCCGCCATTCCCGCTCGGAATGCTGGCATTTCCGTTGAACCGGACGAATCCGACCAACTGGTAAGATCCCCCAATGGCCATTCCGCCAGGCCCAACCATATAGTGCCCACCGTTCTGGTAATCAAAATTATGCACCCCGCTCCAAACCGAGGTGCCAGACAAAACCAACTCGGGTAATTGCCCCTGATGGCCTGTTCCGGCGGCAACGGTGCGGAACGAACCTGTCCCGCTGATCGTGCTGGCCAGTTCAAATACAAATCCGGCTGTTGAAGGATTGGTGATTCCCGGCCCTGTGCTCGCCACAGTGACCGAATAATCATTGGAAATGATAATATCGCGCGCAATTTTGAC
This window contains:
- a CDS encoding autotransporter-associated beta strand repeat-containing protein; this encodes MPYRVLTVDLTITGQVGHATLNTVGPLILQNNLTLYGTNSLNIMGNSGANGAVIFNQAASGKAVTMGANSRINQAYGLFDPVSPANLPVTIGYRQDVGGTIVLSTNFTWANLVSGRTWKNTSTPVGGEWNGRSFAARGAAQVIDGTGAFESGTTNTWLGISPILMGSTVTNADGTFYANAGVKIARDIIISNDYSVTVASTGPGITNPSTAGFVFELASTISGTGSFRTVAAGTGHQGQLPELVLSGTSVWSGVHNFDYQNGGHYMVGPGGMAIGGSYQLVGFVRFNGNASIPSGNGGSNCYVLAMGRSSSDGKFGYLLTGSDANPVYTLTNGVRFMLGGGSAPATLGLAIGQATLRDSMVSINNETGVANTNQDLYLFVRDTNSTFTLGAPGQAVRFSSCALTLNAISQGWYSPTNQAAAMNERIGINTLRKRGPGTLLLSNVQYTLIDGTGDNATNFVWQIGSGVLNIGNPFDGVVKESGTSVSNSLRTMRSVILNGGVMGLTSDFSPVLGTNAANNNIFFSMAGAAGGGFAAYGGRRTVTINPRGGYNYFGWPNSTATDGRFFLASGAPLILNAPDADGAIVLTSDSTNSINLTTLSEIRVFDNVATNTDEAILNIKISSNGSLVKTGAGTLTLTATNNDYTGYTYVSNGTLNVNGAILGSASNIYVYSGATLGGTGTIARAVNIVGTGALTAGATNRVGTLTISSNLVFSGSGSLVVDVSASGVDKVIVNGTGTVNLNGLSLVVVPAAGFEMTGGQDLTIMTTPNGLITGSFTTVPKGYTVRIDNGKTLVLHRDSPGFIFRIQ